The Tindallia californiensis genomic interval TTATCTGGGATTATTCTGGCCAACTCTTCTTTTGTATCCGTAGAAAAAGACATTTATAATCCCTACTTTCTTTTACCAAAATAAACCAACAAGTTGATTTTCACTTTACTGTTTCAACATCGTTTAACAATGCTTTTAATATCATTTTTTGCTCATCAGAGTATTTAACCATTTCCAATACTCTATCTCTATGTACAAATCTTGCGTCAATAAATCCTTCTTTTTTTAAGGGAGAGCATCTTAACATTTTTGATTTCATCAAAAACCAATGCACTGTTTTATATATTTTTTCATTTTTTGCCCATCCTGCTTGATACACATAATGAATAGAGCCCAGGTATTTAATGATTTCCGCTTTCACTAATGACTCTTCATATACTTCTCGATAAGCTGCTTCCCGTATCGTTTCTTTTTTTTCTACTTTGCCTTTCGGAAGCACCCAGTCTCCATTGTATTTTTTTAGTAGTAAAACGGCATTCCCGCATATCACCACACCACCCGCACTGGTTTCATATCGCATTTTTTCACCTCGCTGAGGAAGCACTCTGGCATTCCTGTAAATTTCACTCTGTCATCTTCATGTATCTTACCAAAAGCACCTGCTATGAGGATACGTTAGTTCGACAAGTAATATTCAATGAATTTAGATGTTTTATAGGCATCGTGCCTAACATAGTCGTTTTTAATTTCCACCAGATCTTCTTCCACTAAATGAATCTGCTGTTCTTTTAATGCAACCTTATCATTTTCATCAGGCAAAACCATTTTTGCCCCTTCCAGCGCATATTTTTCTTCAATTTGTACCGGAACTTTTTCTTTGTTTGCAATGACATAGTCAATCCTTTTAAGGCCGGTGTTTTTTAAGAGTGCTTCCACATGATGCCTCACACTAAATTGATCCGTTTCGCCTGGCTGCGTCATAATATTTGGTAGATAAAAGGTAGTCGCTTTTGATTTATTAATGGATTCAGCAACAGGGTTAATCAAAAGATTGGGAATAATACTGGTATACAAGCTACCCGGACCAAGAACAATAGCATCGGCTTCCTGAATGGCGTTAAGAATTTCCGGCAAAGTGGACGCTTTTTTAGGTCTTAAAAACACAAAATCAATGGGACTATCTTCTTCTAAACTCTTTTCAGGAATTTTAGATTCACCTTTAATAATTTTACCATTTTTAAGCTGAGCATATAAGGTGATGTTTTCTAAGGTTACTGGGTAAACCTGACCTTTAACAGCCAGTACTTCATTCATTTTCTTAATAGCTTCTTCAAAGCTTCCGCTGATCCCATTCATAGAAGCAATAAATAGATTTCCAAAGCTTTGTCCTTTTAACGAACCTTCTTGAAAGCGATATTGTAACAAGTTTTCCATGGTTGGCTCCATTTCAGACAGGGCTAAAATACAGCTTCTTATATCACCAGGCGGGAGCATCCCCAAATCCTCTCGAAGAATTCCAGACCCACCCCCATCATCAGCAACCGTAACTACGGCCGTAATATTTGATGTCATTTGCTTCAGCCCTCTCAAGAGGATAGACAGGCCAGTACCACCACCAATCACAACTACTTTTCGCCCTTTTGCTAAGACTTGTTTATCATAAATCATACGCTGAATATGTTTGCTGTTTCTATGCACACCCTGAGTAAAGGGAGTTGTTTGAAGGTTTTTTAATAAAGAAGTAAACCCTCGCTTAAAAGCTACACCGAATAAAAAACAGCCTGCAACTCCGAATAAAACCATTATCATCCAGTGAATATCAAAAAAATATACAACAATATGACCTGCTGGAATCGAAATTAAAAGCAGGCCTAGGACGCCTATCAAAATCCATCTTTTTAGCTGCAACCCTGGCTTTAACCAGTGAATCCACTTCATGTAATACCCTCAACCCTCTTTAATCGATGTCTCGATGGTTTACAATGGTTCTAAAATCACCTTTTTGAAGGCGGTTTTCAAGTTCTAACGCCATGGTAACAGAACGATGCTTCCCTCCTGTACAACCAATAGCTAATACTAGTTGGTGTTTGCCTTCTTTCATATAGTTAGGCAAAAGAAACCGTAACATGCTTTCTAATTTTTCAACAAAAATCGTTGCATTACTATCTTTCATCACATATTCCTGAACTTCAGAGTCTTTTCCCGTTAAATCCCTAAGCCTATCGTCATAGTAAGGGTTTTGAAGAAATCGTACGTCCATCACAAGATCGGCATCTAAGGGAATTCCGTACTTAAAACCAAAAGAAGTAATATTCAATAAAAAATAATTATCTAAATCTCCCTCTTGATAAATATGCCTTAATTCTTCTTTTAACTGACCCGGAGTTAATCGTGATGTGTCCAGAATAGTGGATGCCATTTCTCTTAGAGATTGAAGTTCTTCTCTTTCTTTTTTTAAGCCTTGTTCGATGGATCCATTTTGAGATAAGGGATGGACACGCCTCGTTTCCTTGAATCGCTTAATCAGAACATCATCGCTGGCATCTAAAAACAAGATATCATATTCATAACCAAGCTTACGAAAAGCCGTCAGGCTTGGAAATAGATCTTCAAAAAACAGACCTCCTCGAATATCCATCACCATAGCAATCTGTCCAACCATTCCTCTTTTTTTATCACATAGCTCTGCAAACTTAGGAATTAATGCAGGCGGCAGATTATCAACACAATAAAAACCCAGATCTTCCATAAACTTAACCGTTAAACTTTTCCCTGCACCTGAAACACCTGTAATAACTACGAATTTCATTGTTCACACTCCATTTTATTGATAACTCCCACCGTTAACGTCTCGGTAAACCAACCAGGTTTACCCAGGTTTTCTGTTATGAACGTCCAATAACTCTTAGTTCAGATTCTAGTTCAACCTCGTACTTTTCTCTTACTTTGTTTTTAATCATTTCCATTAGGGTAAGGACATCGGAAGCTGTTGCCCCACCCATATTTACAATAAATCCAGCATGCAATTCTGAAACTTTAGCTCTTCCCACAGTGCATCCTTTTAATCCGCAATCTTCTATCAGTTTTCCAGCAAAAAATCCTTCCGGCCGCTTAAATACACTTCCTGCGCTAGGTAAGTCATAGGGTTGCTTTGTTAACCTTCTTTTCCAATAATCATTGGTTATATTCTTTATTTCCTCCCGGTCTCCTCTTTGAAGCTTCAATACTGCTTCCACAATAATTTCTCCCGTTGCCTGTATCCGGCTACTTCGATATCCCATTTTCATATCTGGATGATCGATGGTATTTATTTTTCCCTCAAGGCTCACAGTGGTGCATTCAGATAAAATATTTTTCATTTCGCCACCATAGGCTCCCGCATTCATCGTCAGAGCGCCTCCCAATGTTCCCGGAATACCTGAAGCGAATTCAAATCCCACCAGTGACATTTCTTGTATTTTTTTCGCAAGGCAATTAAGACTAATGCCTGCTTCTGCATATACGTATTCATCTGAAAATTGAAGAGCTTTCATACAGCTGCCAATTTTCATAACGATCCCTTCAATTCCAGCATCCATTACCAGCAAGTTACTCCCTTTTCCAATGACGGTTAAAGGAATGTTATGCTTATTACAAAAACGAATAATGTGTATTATTTCCTGTTTAGAAGTAGGCATGATTAGAACATCAGCCTTTCCTCCTATTTGAAAAGAGGTATGCTGACTCATTGGCTCGTTTCGTCTGAACCGCTCAGCAGGAAACTGTTCTTCTAACTTTGTTAACCATCTAGCTTTATTCAAACATCTCACTCCTGCAATCAATAGTTATGATCAGTTATTAAATGACTGTCATAAACATTATAGACTTTTCCTTATGATCGGTCAATCAGCAGGTTGATTGGATCCTTTACTTTTATATGATTTTGATTGAAGGGTTTGGCGTAAATTATTTGTTTTTTCCAGTCGCATATTTCATGCGTATTTTTGTATTTAGGGCAGTCTGGATGACATTGTGCTTTTTTTTCTAAAACAAAAAGCCCGGCATTTCCTATAAGAAATTTAGTGCCAGGCCTTCGATAAGCATCGTTTATGTTGCTAAGAATGATATTGGGCTTAAATCGCTGATGACAAAACCCTTGTAGTAAATCATTTTTTTGCTTTTCTCTATCTTGTAATGACTGTAATGTAATGTCTGACTCTTTTGACCCTGCACAGATTTCTTCCGTCCGGACAGATGATTTTTCACACCAGCCAACCATAGGATCTTTTATCCATATACTCACTACACAGATCACCATTCATCCTCCTATTTGGAACATATTGCGTTCACTATAGATAGCGTTTTCCTGATTTAAATGATGACGCTCCGGCTTTGCATCAATGGCTGATCTAATAAAATTTTCAATATTTTGAGGATCTTTTCTTAAAGCCATCAATACGTCAAACTCTACATTCGAATGCAAGCATGGCTTTAATTTCCCATCACTGGTCAGACGAATTCGATTACACTCGCCACAAAAATGATCACTGATAGGATTGATAAACCCTATCTTTCCTTTCGCTCCAGCTAATTGATAATATTTTGCCGGACTTCCTGAATTTCCTTTTAGGGGATGCAAAAGTCCCAGCCTATTTCTAAGCGTCTCATTTGAAATAAATCTTGTTTTAGCCCAGTGACTTGCTTGCCCTACTGGCATAAGCTCAATAAAACGAACATCTATCGGGTGATCATAGGTTAAGTTTGCAAAATCATCCAACTCGTCTTCGTTATATCCGCCAATCATAACCGTATTTAACTTGACCGGCATCATGCCCAAATCTATTACTTTATCGATGCCATTCATCACTTTTTTCAGTTCTCCGCCTCTGGTTATTTCCTTGTATCTTTCTTCCTTTAACGAATCAATGCTAATGTTAAACCGAGTTAGCCCAGCTTTTTTCAAAGGTTCTGCCATTTCTTCCAAAAGGCTTCCATTGGTGGTCATTGTTATCTCATTAATGCCTTCTATGGCTGCTAATGAATAAATTAAGTCAACAACCCCTCTCCTCACCAAAGGTTCCCCACCCGTAATGCGCAGCTTGTTTATTCCTAACGGAACACTGGCTTTAACAAGAGTTATCATTTCCTCATAGCTCATCATATTTTTATGTGATTTTTTCTGTATTCCCTCTTCCGGCATACAGTATAAACATCTCATGTTACAAAGATCCGTAATGGATATTCGCATATAGTTAATTTTACGTTGATACTGATCGGCCATTACGTCCCTCCTAACTCATTTAAGTTATTATTTTTAGACAAAAAAACAAGACGGCCAGGAAAGGTGTCTTGTTAGAAGTCAGCATTTTTTCCTTTCCAATCGCGGGAGGCATAAAAATTTCTTTTTATACCCTTGGCTGATTTTCATAGACGTTCGAAAAACATCCTTAGAAATAAACAGCTCGGAAAATATTAACTTGTCTACATTATTGTAAATATTATAACATATCTCATGCCAAATGTATACATATCCACTAAAAGGTGCTATCCACAATAGGTTAGCACCTTTTACAGATGAATTACCAGACTTCTGCAAAAGCAGCGTTTGTATAGATATCTTCCAATCGCGTTTTATGGCCTTTTTCCATTTTTACTAATTCTAAAAAGGTTTGTTTTTGTTGTTCTTCTTCACTTGCATTCGCAAACTGTTGGTACATATCCATTGCCTCTTGTTCTTTTTTCATAGCAAGCGCAATCGCATCCTTAAAGCTCATATCTGTAGAAAGTTTTTGTTCTTCAACGGTTTCGGCAACTTTGTAATCTTTTGTTTCATCAAACTTCATTTCATCCTGCTTTTTATCAAAGTAAGATTTCAATATCATTTCATGTTTTTTTTCTTCTTCTGCTAATTCCTTAAAGGTAGATTTTAATGTTTTATCCTCTATTTTTTCTGCCGCATCTTTGTAAAACTCATGGGCCTCCACTTCGTTTTCAACAGCCATTTTTAATATCTCTTTATAATTTTTCACTTCGCTCCACCTCCATCAAGTTTTCATCTTATTTGCCTGATGCCACTCCATTACTTAGAATATGTTACCCGATCTGAGTGTGCATAAACATTCATTCTATTTCCTCTGGCAAAACCCACTAAGGTTATGTTCATTTGTTCTGCTACCTCAACGGACAAATCAGTAGGCGCCGATCTGGATACAATCATAGCTATTCCTTGCTTAGCTGTTTTAATCAACATTTCTGATGAAATTCTCCCACTAGTTAAGAGCCATTTTCCTTGCAATGATATATTGTCTTTCATCGCATGACCGATTGTTTTATCCAATGCATTGTGTCTCCCTATATCTTCATGAAAAATAAGCATTTGTTTTCCATCGCATAAAGCACAGGCATGAACGCCTCCCGTTTCCTTAAAAAGAACTGATTGTTTATTAAATGTATTCGAGAGTTCCAAAATATGCTTTGCCTCTACGTGAAACTGATCTTTTACCGGTTTTGCGGTTAATGAATCCAACACATCATAGAACACAGTCCCTTTTCCACAGCCACTGGTCAATGTTCTTTTTCCATGAATTTTCATTTTAGAAAACACTTGTTCGGATATAGTAATATGTCCATAACCCATTGCGTCCTCTATCCTTATGCTTTCAATATCTTCCATGGTTTTAATGAGGCCTTCTGAGTATAAAAACCCAATCATTAGGTACTCCAGATCTTCTCCTGAGCATAGAAGGGTTACAAATTCTTCATCATTGATATAGAGGGTAAAGGGTTTTTCTTTTGCTACTTGATCCTCTACTTCTTCACCACTATTGTCGCGCACTCGAATAATATTGACTTTTTTTGATATGGCGCTCATTAAACATTACTCCTTTAAACGCTGCTAACCACAGAAAATCTTTAAAGCAGTCGTGCTAACTCCTAATTTAGCACGACTGCCTTTCTTTATGCTAATTTTTCAATGGTAATACCCGTTACTTTAAGTCCTGGTATTTTACTGAATTTATCAAACTCCTCACCATTAGTCAGTACATTCGCACCTTCTGACCAGTGGAATGGTATAAATAAAACATTTTCTTCCACCCGATCCGTTATTTTTGCTTTGATTTTCACTTCACCACGACGGGATTTTACTCTTACAAAATCTCCCTCTTCAATGCCCTTTTGAGCAGCCAGTGCTGGATTGATTTCGATATAAGATTCTGGTGCTATTTTATTAATACCATCGGTTTTGCCAGTCATGCTGCGAGTATGATACTGGTAAAGAATTCGGCCAGTTGTAAGCACCAATGGATATTCTGGATCACCTAGTTCGCTGGATTCAACAAATTCTATGGCTTTCAGAAGTCCAGTTCCTCTTGCTGGTTTTCCAATATGCAGAATGGGAGTCCCCGGATGTTCTTCTGTTGGGCATGGCCATGCAATACCTTTTTCTTCAAGTCTTTCATAGCTAATGCCCGCATACTGTGGCGTTACCTGGCG includes:
- a CDS encoding NUDIX hydrolase gives rise to the protein MRYETSAGGVVICGNAVLLLKKYNGDWVLPKGKVEKKETIREAAYREVYEESLVKAEIIKYLGSIHYVYQAGWAKNEKIYKTVHWFLMKSKMLRCSPLKKEGFIDARFVHRDRVLEMVKYSDEQKMILKALLNDVETVK
- the yvcK gene encoding gluconeogenesis factor YvcK family protein, whose protein sequence is MKWIHWLKPGLQLKRWILIGVLGLLLISIPAGHIVVYFFDIHWMIMVLFGVAGCFLFGVAFKRGFTSLLKNLQTTPFTQGVHRNSKHIQRMIYDKQVLAKGRKVVVIGGGTGLSILLRGLKQMTSNITAVVTVADDGGGSGILREDLGMLPPGDIRSCILALSEMEPTMENLLQYRFQEGSLKGQSFGNLFIASMNGISGSFEEAIKKMNEVLAVKGQVYPVTLENITLYAQLKNGKIIKGESKIPEKSLEEDSPIDFVFLRPKKASTLPEILNAIQEADAIVLGPGSLYTSIIPNLLINPVAESINKSKATTFYLPNIMTQPGETDQFSVRHHVEALLKNTGLKRIDYVIANKEKVPVQIEEKYALEGAKMVLPDENDKVALKEQQIHLVEEDLVEIKNDYVRHDAYKTSKFIEYYLSN
- the rapZ gene encoding RNase adapter RapZ, translated to MKFVVITGVSGAGKSLTVKFMEDLGFYCVDNLPPALIPKFAELCDKKRGMVGQIAMVMDIRGGLFFEDLFPSLTAFRKLGYEYDILFLDASDDVLIKRFKETRRVHPLSQNGSIEQGLKKEREELQSLREMASTILDTSRLTPGQLKEELRHIYQEGDLDNYFLLNITSFGFKYGIPLDADLVMDVRFLQNPYYDDRLRDLTGKDSEVQEYVMKDSNATIFVEKLESMLRFLLPNYMKEGKHQLVLAIGCTGGKHRSVTMALELENRLQKGDFRTIVNHRDID
- the murB gene encoding UDP-N-acetylmuramate dehydrogenase, which produces MRCLNKARWLTKLEEQFPAERFRRNEPMSQHTSFQIGGKADVLIMPTSKQEIIHIIRFCNKHNIPLTVIGKGSNLLVMDAGIEGIVMKIGSCMKALQFSDEYVYAEAGISLNCLAKKIQEMSLVGFEFASGIPGTLGGALTMNAGAYGGEMKNILSECTTVSLEGKINTIDHPDMKMGYRSSRIQATGEIIVEAVLKLQRGDREEIKNITNDYWKRRLTKQPYDLPSAGSVFKRPEGFFAGKLIEDCGLKGCTVGRAKVSELHAGFIVNMGGATASDVLTLMEMIKNKVREKYEVELESELRVIGRS
- the moaA gene encoding GTP 3',8-cyclase MoaA, which gives rise to MADQYQRKINYMRISITDLCNMRCLYCMPEEGIQKKSHKNMMSYEEMITLVKASVPLGINKLRITGGEPLVRRGVVDLIYSLAAIEGINEITMTTNGSLLEEMAEPLKKAGLTRFNISIDSLKEERYKEITRGGELKKVMNGIDKVIDLGMMPVKLNTVMIGGYNEDELDDFANLTYDHPIDVRFIELMPVGQASHWAKTRFISNETLRNRLGLLHPLKGNSGSPAKYYQLAGAKGKIGFINPISDHFCGECNRIRLTSDGKLKPCLHSNVEFDVLMALRKDPQNIENFIRSAIDAKPERHHLNQENAIYSERNMFQIGG
- a CDS encoding ferritin-like domain-containing protein, with protein sequence MKNYKEILKMAVENEVEAHEFYKDAAEKIEDKTLKSTFKELAEEEKKHEMILKSYFDKKQDEMKFDETKDYKVAETVEEQKLSTDMSFKDAIALAMKKEQEAMDMYQQFANASEEEQQKQTFLELVKMEKGHKTRLEDIYTNAAFAEVW
- the fdhD gene encoding formate dehydrogenase accessory sulfurtransferase FdhD — its product is MSAISKKVNIIRVRDNSGEEVEDQVAKEKPFTLYINDEEFVTLLCSGEDLEYLMIGFLYSEGLIKTMEDIESIRIEDAMGYGHITISEQVFSKMKIHGKRTLTSGCGKGTVFYDVLDSLTAKPVKDQFHVEAKHILELSNTFNKQSVLFKETGGVHACALCDGKQMLIFHEDIGRHNALDKTIGHAMKDNISLQGKWLLTSGRISSEMLIKTAKQGIAMIVSRSAPTDLSVEVAEQMNITLVGFARGNRMNVYAHSDRVTYSK